One genomic window of Salvelinus namaycush isolate Seneca chromosome 22, SaNama_1.0, whole genome shotgun sequence includes the following:
- the LOC120017433 gene encoding opioid growth factor receptor-like protein 1: MGNLIGSLRYKEPSTVEECDSTWESDSECDEQPGDEDSGISECVSPPETGRCGEQADMSPQFSDSESSTKIKRSFYAAKDLYKYRHSYPNYKEPRLPNEYRNLRFYLNKIPLIPDVIFIEEILTKWKGDYDKLEHNHTYIQWLFPLREQGLNLYAQELTQEEIKEFLSTREAKRRFLLAYTLMLDFYGIKLLDKIGNVTRASNWQERFQHLNESQHNYLRITRILKSLGELGFEAFKAPLVRLLLDEALCRGTLPNMLHSILEYYVYTIRPRSLRRSLLRYARQHYQPANTFLWGPPARRRGAGAGPGPILERERSGGDPHRARNPLTKQDSGGGGDGGGEGKGTKGCTASTKSLQEGVKGEYIETVPLED; this comes from the exons ATGGGAAATCTGATAGGCAGTTTGCGCTACAAGGAGCCGAGCACTGTGGAAGAATGCGACTCGACGTGGGAGTCAGACTCGGAATGCGATGAGCAGCCGGGTGATGAGGACAGCGGGATATCCGAGTGTGTCAGCCCGCCCGAGACGGGGAGATGCGGCGAACAAGCGGACATGTCCCCGCAG tTCTCTGACTCTGAATCCAGCACCAAGATAAAGAGGAGCTTTTATGCTGCAAAGGATCTTTACAAATATCGCCACAGCTACCCG AACTACAAGGAGCCCCGGTTACCTAATGAGTACCGCAACCTTCGCTTCTACCTGAACAAGATCCCTCTAATACCAGAtg TCATCTTCATTGAGGAGATCCTGACCAAATGGAAAGGAGATTATGACAAACTGGAGCACAATCACACCTACATACAGTG GCTTTTCCCTCTGAGGGAGCAAGGGCTCAACCTCTATGCTCAAGAACTCACTCAGGAGGAGATCAAG GAATTCCTAAGCACTCGGGAGGCCAAGCGGCGATTCTTGCTGGCATACACACTCATGCTGGACTTTTACGGAATCAAACTCCTGGATAAGATTGGGAATGTCACCCGAGCTTCCAACTGGCAAGAACGCTTCCAGCACCTCAATGA GTCACAGCACAACTACCTGCGGATCACGCGCATTCTCAAGTCTCTGGGTGAGCTTGGCTTCGAGGCCTTCAAAGCCCCCCTGGTGCGTCTGCTGCTGGACGAGGCTCTGTGTCGAGGCACCCTGCCCAACATGCTGCACAGCATCCTGGAGTACTACGTCTACACAATCCGCCCACGCTCCCTCCGCCGCAGCCTGCTCCGCTACGCACGCCAGCACTACCAGCCGGCCAACACCTTCCTCTGGGGGCCCCCGgccaggaggagaggagctggggctGGGCCAGGACCCatcctggagagggagaggagcggAGGAGACCCCCATAGGGCTCGTAATCCGCTGACGAAGCAGGACTCAGGTGGAGGgggggatgggggaggagaggggaagggaaccAAGGGCTGTACCGCTTCCACGAAATCCCTCCAGGAGGGGGTGAAGGGCGAGTACATTGAGACTGTACCACTGGAAGACTGA